The DNA region TTGTATTTTGACAATGTATGTGGATacagaacatttttttaatttatctgtatttgatacatatatatataattgatcttttaattatacagGTTGGAGGAGATATTTCTAGCATAgttatatatcaaatgaatCTCTATGGTCGAATATCAGTGTGTGGTAGTATTTCATCGTACAATTCGGATCATGCCTCTCTGCCTAAATGTATACTGTTACAACCAGCCatgatttttaatcaattaaaaatggaAGGTTTCGTAGTGACCCGTTGGAATGAACAATGGCAAGaaggaatacaaaaaaatttgcaatGGATTCGCGAGGGCAAAATTGTTTCTTATAAAGAAACAATTACAAAAGGTTTTGAAAATATGTTCGACGCATTTTCTGGAATGTTGAAAGGTCAAAATATTGGTAAAGCTATTGTACaagtataaagaaatagaattagttattttttatataaatatattaagatctatatatttctatattttaaatcatatgtaataataatatacatataaaaacagTACGTGCTTAATTTCCCTATGAATAATTCTAAATACTATCATTGTTTATTTCGCTATATtggattttaaataaaaatgtaataaaattatattatttgattagattatttcatttatttatttattttcaattatttcatatgaaaaaaaaataacataaatatagtTTTAAAATCTACAGATGAATGATCTAAAgcttataacatatatatatatatatatatatatatatatatatatatatatatatataactataaaaaacatgtaaaaaaatttattgaacaaTCATTCCTTAGTAATtggttataataaataaaagtaataaatcgaTCCTTTATTATTTGCTACTAGCTTTTTCAATGTATGAATTAATCTATACTCACAGAAAATtacgtatttaaaaatagCAATGAGAATCAATCGTATGTTTCTGTTTTCtcttaatatcaataatatgatataatataaatgagtataaacaattaatctattaaaaaattaatatcaagcCTACTTATCATCTTTCGGTCAAAGTATATGTGACTTCAGATGTAGACAAAATATCAACGAATGTAATAACAAAGAAACACTGTCCCTGCCACTTTGCGTCCATTATatcaatatgtataaaaatccTATTATCAAGCGTAACTAATAATCGATCACAGAATGTTTTAATAtgcagtaataataatacataaaaaatgcaataaaaattatatgcaagataatacttttttaaaaataatttaattgataagtCGTCGTCAATAATACAaacttaatatttctttctttctaattaaattattataacaatgaatatagatacatacaacagataatatagtatttaatctgagaaacataaataaaaataaatataaataataaataaaaatcagtaAGAGTAATAaaggaattaatatttttcaatacatttctttaaggaattattttaaaattttattatatctattatgtTTATCTGttgaaacattattaataatgtaaaatgttaatagatgttaatatatttaattaaaaagatttggAAAAATCCATTGAAATATATAGCTATTCGTTCAATAGTATTTGATCTCATTAATACTAATCGCTATGTAGAAGTTGCTGCATTTAAAAATCCACCGAGCTGGCGATAACTCTATTTTAAAATCCATAGTATAGGTGTAACATGGTATTTAATCGAGAATTCATATTCCAACGTTAACTGGAGAAGAGAtcgttaattttcaatatttattaattggaatgtaaaagaaaattatttcaatatctatCAAAGTCACTAAAGAATCCATTTTTGttgaaattattgattaaaatttattttatatttaacgcgTATTAAGAGCTACGTAATATTTAAGCCAATGTAATATTactcaaatattaatttattgtacacTTCGTGTACATTAtacatcgtttaaataattataaaattattgaaagtaTTCATTGATTAAACCTACCtgtgtaagaaagaaagagaatttcgaTGTTGACTTATCGGTAGCCAAAATAAAACTGTTCGGTAACTAGTCATTCGAGAGtttctgtttattttatattatacagatAACAACCTTGAGttcaaaatataacaatattggaaatgtacaattaaaattattttatttttaacgcgTTACGaactatttaaaatttaaataactaaatcgttgtttaaatattaatttattgtactaTCCTTACGtgatatattgtttaaataattatcatttaaataattataaaattattaaaagtattaattgttttaatctTAATCGCATGGAAAAAGAGCTTCGATGTTTATTCGTtagaatggaaagaaagatcaTTAGAGATCGATGAatgttaaaatcaattaaacgttcgttcattattgttgataataaatatgatcgaCGATCAGaagatcaaattttattaactgtattgaaatattttatataatatttaaatattagtctATTAtacatcatttaaataattataaaattattccaaaattatatattatttttaagatacattacgaataaataaaacaatttaagCATTGATTTACGCAcacaaagaaagaagtaatatCTATTTCATGGAAACAAACATATACCACTCAaggtttatataaaaatcagtagaagaaggagaatagaagcttcttctcttttgtcaCGAAGTTCAATGGGCGCCactatacaaaattttttttcacgaaaaataaaaacagtgTTTACGTCAACATTGAGTCCAAACATAATTTtgaatcgattataataaataaaatctcatTTTAAGGATGAAGGTTtaagtgatttaaaaaaaaaaaaaaggaatcttttttaaaaattcgaaaaaacaGGATTCTTgactttatctttaaaatgagatcttGTTCGTCTGGATTTAATGTTGatgtaaatcattataaagaCGATGAAcagttttaatgaaaaataatttaaatcatcGTAAAATCAATTGATAGAGCAATTGAGATTAGTCGAATATGCAAATTGATTACAGCTCTTGAGTACCATCTGGAGGACATTAATCGAACTAAAATCTGGaatttctcactttcttttatacatcACGTACTATCCTTATTGCCATATTCGATTGTACATCTATAATATTGCATTATTCAAGGCGAACTCTGGTAAGTGAAGTTAGGTTTGTAATGGAATGCTCATAGTTCTCTAGTAGCTAATTTCAGCCTAAGCTTAGTCCCgtctgtatatgtgtgtacccatttcgaatatatattttgcaataGAAAGCGACCCTGGAAAAGGGTCTCAATTTGCCTTACTAAAACGTTTCTATCATGCTTGTGTGtaaattatgtttaatttttgtacatatataagaaacaataaaGAGATCTAATTTAAGTGATATTCTTATCGCCTACTGTTAACTGGAAAAATTATTAGTTTGTGTGCTAAGCAGATCGTTCAAGAGTGTGGTTATTATATTCAAGAAAGACATATGACGGGCCTTAGTAGTTCCTTTGCGAGTAACTTCTATATTGGCAAGATTTAGCCCGATGAAggtaattttgtttgttttgcaTGTATTTCgtgatcaataaaaaaaattctttagaaatagttacacacatacacacatgcacacacatgcatacatatatatatatatatatatattctttggaaagttatatatatatacttatatatctatatctatatatatatatatgtgtgtgtgtatatatatatgttataaattgaaataaaaattaagtattttttttatttttcttatattttgtttttatgattttgtttaaaattattatcctaATAATTGGATttgatatgtttattttttcatctagGATTTATATTCTCACTATTACATATGAGTGATTTGTCAATATACTTTAATGGATTTTCCTCAATGACAAATCATTAGCCATTCTTTTACTACAGTACAAATctcatgtaaatattttctttatatataaaaattgtatttttcaaagtaataaaaagaaatatttttattttcttatgtgGCATAATatgtttgtttaaataaaagatgttataataaatttgattatttaagaatgtgtgtgtatatgtgttattatttttgactgtcaaaaatatttaatagataatgTCAGATGATGATGCCACCTTGGATTCAATGGATACTGAGGAAGATATATTTAATCCCCATAGTGATTCTGTTAGAAGAGCTAAGTCATTGCGTACTTTACGTTCGCATTCACATAGTACTAGCTCACATATGACTAGGAATAATTTAAGTGTACGACGTAGCACTCGTAATAGAATGCAAACCTATGACAACCTCAATACCAGTTGGATTTTAGGTAAAGaggttttaataaatttaatagataaagTATATTACAGCAACATAAATCATAgatgatttttattcataaatcatGTTATAGGAACGCAAACTTTAAAAGGATATCCTATGTTTCAACAACATGGATCTTCATCTGATAAAGAAATGGTAGATGAAGTACCTGACAGGAAGCGTGATTTACGTGATCGTATGCCTTTAAGATCACGTGAAAATCATCCtcctaataaaaattcaagcaGACATATTAGAGATAGATCTGATCATGATCATCAAAATAGTAGAGAACTTAGGGGACGATCTGATCGTGATCTTAGAGAAAAGtcggaacaagaaaaagatattagagAACATAAAGATAGACAAGGACGAGAAAAGCAAGATAGAGAACATAAGGATAAAttagaaacaagaaataagTCTGAAGTAAGAACAtcaaatgaagaaaaggaaacaaggtGAACATATTCTCTCATAtctctaatattattaattattatagataattttatatctttgaaaTCTGTTTGACAGAACAAGCAAATCTAATAGTCCATGTAGGCTTAGAGAAGGACCTGTAACTAGGCTGTGTGGAAATTCTTTAGATAAAACTGTAAAATCGAAAGTAGAACAAGACGAAGCAGAAGATAGCTCGCATGAGAGCGAGAAACaagagaataatgataattctgAGAATGAAGATGTAAGAAATTTGTTTACAttgatttctttatataaatctatatttatattaaatatataataaaatgttattttataatagcAATAGAATTATtgacataatatttatataggtatTTATATTCAACATTTAATATGTGTAGGGATATGAGGATATGTATACTCGTATTAAGCGTACTAGAAGAACTACCCAACGACAATTACCAAGGGGTAAGAAGCTTACAGGTCTGGTATCAACTTATTGTATTATagtattacataaaatataaatccttattatttttctatctcatagtTGTAGATAGTGATTTAAGTGAATCATCAGATTCTCCTGGCCCTAGAAAATACAGTTTACGTCAAAAAAAACCAACTGTAGATAGATTTCAAGCTAATGTTGAACCAGTTAGACGATCTATAAGAGCTCTCAGGAGTGTGCTTAGCAATTCTATGAGAAGACGAAAGCACAGAAGCAAAAGTACAAGTTCAAGTGATTCTAGTGATTCGGAACCGCAacgatatgataaaaaaaaaggaaaaaaagcaagGTTAGttagacaaaaagaaatataatagatgtCAGCAATAGGATTAGAATTTCTTTACTATTTCATTACTTAATTCAATAGGCAATCAGCAATACCCCAAGGCGGTCCTCCAGATCGTAAAGCAGATATAAATCCAATTACGTTAGATACAAATATTAGGTTCAGTGATGTAGGTGGCTTAGAATCACATATCCACTGCCTTAAAGAAATGGTTGTTTTTCCTATGATGTATCCAGAAGTTTTCGAAAGATATCATATCACACCTCCAAAAGGTGTTCTCTTTCATGGCCCACCaggtaaatttttattttatttaaatattatacaatgcACACTAgtgatacacacatacaattttaatataaacatatgaaattattatgaaacagGAACTGGAAAAACATTAATAGCTAGAGCATTAGCAAATGAATGTAGTCAGGGTAGTAGAAAAATGGCCTTTTTTATGAGAAAAGGAGCAGATTGTTTATCAAAATGGGTTGGTGAATCAGAACGGCAATTGAGATTGTTGTTTGAGCAGGCTCAACAAATGAAACCgtccattatatttttcgatgaaattgaTGGTCTTGCACCTGTTAGAAGTACCAAGCAAGATCAAATTCATGCTAGCATCGTATCTACCCTTTTAGCACTTATGGATGGTCTTAGTGACAGAGGAGAGGTAAGATGaagatatacacacacacacctacGTACACGTGGATACACTCACGttctcgaattatttttttttttttttttttttttttttttttttttttttttttttttttttttgtggaaAAGGTTATAGTAATCGGTGCAACAAATAGAATAGATGCAATTGATCCTGCACTACGAAGACCTGGTCGTTTCGatcgtgaattattttttcctctacctgcaatgaaagaaagattagaaattttgaaaattcatgTTAATAAATGGGAAAATCCACCAACTGaacaattattagaaatattagcTGAAAAAGCAACTGGATATTGCGGTTCGGATTTAAGAGCTTTATGCACCGAAGCGGTACTACAGGGATTAAGAAGAACATATCCACAAATTTATATGACCAGCAATAGATTGCTTTTGGATCCTCGACAAGTAGAAGTAtgtttattaatgatttatatagaaaaatatacatgatgtaaaataagaaaaatatatttatatgtttatccgattaataacaatatattgtTCAACATATAATTCATGTTCTTTTATAGgtaaaaaaacaagatttcATGCAGGCTAGTTCTACTTTAATTCCATCATCACAAAGAGTAACTCCTTGTGCAGGCAGAAAATTACAACCTTTTATGGAGCCTCTATTAGGTCCTCCATTAGAAGAATTGATTGGTTTAGTAAAGGGAATATTTCCTCAAGGTGTCAATCCAGCTATGGCAaagtaataaacatttttacagagtattctatttttaaacattagtgttaaacatatttaataacaattattgttACACGTGGAaaacttatttaatttttatttaatattcattaatatatatttattattttttatttaatatttattaatttcagtAAAAGAATTaacgtataaatttattttagagTGAAAGTTACTAAAGGAATACATCGTCCAAGGTTATTAGTTTCTGGTGGTAATTTATCTAAAGGTCAAGGACCTCATTTAGCACAGGCTCTATTACATCATATGGAACATTTACCAGTACAAACATTAGATGTTAGTACACTTTTTGCAGAGAGTGCACGTTCTCCAGAAGAAACCTGTGTACAGGTCagtcattatttaaatttattctttgttattatataaatataaaaaaaaaattgtttaatttaactatatatatatatatattttttttttttctttttttttttttttattatttatgataggTGTTTAATGAAGCTACCAGAAATGTACCgtccattatttatatacgttcgATTGATCAATGGTGGCCACTGGTTCCAGAGACCGTAAAAGCTGTTTTTTTGTGTCGTATTGCAGCGCTTGATACTTCATTGCCTATATTGATTCTTGCAACTAGTGACGAAACATATCAAGATCTTCCTatgcaattaaaaaatcttttcagtGAACTTCGTGGCGAAGTATATACTATGAAAATTCCAAATTCGGAACAAagatcgaaatttttcaagCCTATATTTACGGTTCAAAGTTTAAGACAACCACAAATTAAGGATAACAAAGTTCAAGTATTAGAGGAACTTCCTTTGGCTCCAGATCCAATGCCAAAGAAATTATccgacgaagagaaaaagatgttgtatgaaaaagaagaagtatctTTAAGAGAACTTAGGATTTTCTTGAGGGAAATATGTGCCAAACTTGCTAGGAATCGACAGTATGTGttctacaatttttaattaataattatattatttgtattttgtatatctgtgtgtctctgtctctctgtatgtgtgcgtgcgcgcgtgtgtgtttaagaacaatataaaaaagcaaataatatcaagtataattgtaattagcgcattttttttccccacagATTTTTCATGTTCACAAAACCAGTAGATACCGAAGAAGTACCcgattataatatgataataaagcaACCTATGGATTTGGAAACTATGATGACTAAAATTGATATGCATTGTTACCTATGCGCTCGAGATTTTCTGGATGATATTGATCTTATTTGTAGAAATGCATTGGAATATAATCCAGATAGGttggtatatacatatatatatatatatatatatatatatatatatatatatatacatatatatatataattaaaaaataaaaaatacaatatatatttaacaaatatattcttGTAACTTAAAAGCATACAGTGAATTTATAACGTCTTTTAATTGTATTCATGTTATATATCTAgtgataagataaaataaaaaatagataaggTGTTTCTTTGTacttatttaaagaaataatatgatttGTATATGTCATTGGACATATCATCATAAATTCGTATTGACATTCATGTTGTATGTTTTCATGTCAGCTTGCGTGATAGGCCCTCCCTTGGGATATTGAAGAGGTAGTTCTTGATTATCCATTGCTGTTGTTGCTCTGTAGTTAAAGTggttttcaatttattataatacgcCTTATatgttttctaattttaatatatgcctattttttaattatttgccATTCTACAGAGCACTATTGAAAACCACTCACATTagattttttgcttttcattaattgtattatatttcttgCGTTATtgattgtatattaattatattacttgtTCCTTTTCTATACA from Vespa velutina chromosome 3, iVesVel2.1, whole genome shotgun sequence includes:
- the LOC124948145 gene encoding ATPase family AAA domain-containing protein 2-like isoform X6 yields the protein MKIMSDDDATLDSMDTEEDIFNPHSDSVRRAKSLRTLRSHSHSTSSHMTRNNLSVRRSTRNRMQTYDNLNTSWILGTQTLKGYPMFQQHGSSSDKEMVDEVPDRKRDLRDRMPLRSRENHPPNKNSSRHIRDRSDHDHQNSRELRGRSDRDLREKSEQEKDIREHKDRQGREKQDREHKDKLETRNKSEVRTSNEEKETRTSKSNSPCRLREGPVTRLCGNSLDKTVKSKVEQDEAEDSSHESEKQENNDNSENEDGYEDMYTRIKRTRRTTQRQLPRVVDSDLSESSDSPGPRKYSLRQKKPTVDRFQANVEPVRRSIRALRSVLSNSMRRRKHRSKSTSSSDSSDSEPQRYDKKKGKKARQSAIPQGGPPDRKADINPITLDTNIRFSDVGGLESHIHCLKEMVVFPMMYPEVFERYHITPPKGVLFHGPPGTGKTLIARALANECSQGSRKMAFFMRKGADCLSKWVGESERQLRLLFEQAQQMKPSIIFFDEIDGLAPVRSTKQDQIHASIVSTLLALMDGLSDRGEVIVIGATNRIDAIDPALRRPGRFDRELFFPLPAMKERLEILKIHVNKWENPPTEQLLEILAEKATGYCGSDLRALCTEAVLQGLRRTYPQIYMTSNRLLLDPRQVEVKKQDFMQASSTLIPSSQRVTPCAGRKLQPFMEPLLGPPLEELIGLVKGIFPQGVNPAMAKVKVTKGIHRPRLLVSGGNLSKGQGPHLAQALLHHMEHLPVQTLDVSTLFAESARSPEETCVQVFNEATRNVPSIIYIRSIDQWWPLVPETVKAVFLCRIAALDTSLPILILATSDETYQDLPMQLKNLFSELRGEVYTMKIPNSEQRSKFFKPIFTVQSLRQPQIKDNKVQVLEELPLAPDPMPKKLSDEEKKMLYEKEEVSLRELRIFLREICAKLARNRQFFMFTKPVDTEEVPDYNMIIKQPMDLETMMTKIDMHCYLCARDFLDDIDLICRNALEYNPDSLRDRPSLGILKRDPADKLIRHRACSLRDNAYALIKAELDSDFEDKCREISKNRKIIETNHNDEMQNKITKTELTLSNEKNDKKDPELVVNNTLSVNGKRFSQSRKRKIPAWARGYVKKVQKKKKISFDGNISEINSKVCLTNEPSVGIDLEKFQEFETEANSVLNGHVPLYDNTDSENDSQNENSKDIQINHNDNMIEQRIDDFENVEICFIEDDKNIGNDVSSSSSRRESLDELSFAIESDSSPSKVDENDKVIIDKNELETAWLHTVDVTKDFSVEVLCDIYVQLSRCVGRYAHHYDRKSLPKDLLKELERFEEYKTSLYEKAQHN
- the LOC124948145 gene encoding ATPase family AAA domain-containing protein 2-like isoform X2 produces the protein MSDDDATLDSMDTEEDIFNPHSDSVRRAKSLRTLRSHSHSTSSHMTRNNLSVRRSTRNRMQTYDNLNTSWILGTQTLKGYPMFQQHGSSSDKEMVDEVPDRKRDLRDRMPLRSRENHPPNKNSSRHIRDRSDHDHQNSRELRGRSDRDLREKSEQEKDIREHKDRQGREKQDREHKDKLETRNKSEVRTSNEEKETRTSKSNSPCRLREGPVTRLCGNSLDKTVKSKVEQDEAEDSSHESEKQENNDNSENEDGYEDMYTRIKRTRRTTQRQLPRGKKLTVVDSDLSESSDSPGPRKYSLRQKKPTVDRFQANVEPVRRSIRALRSVLSNSMRRRKHRSKSTSSSDSSDSEPQRYDKKKGKKARQSAIPQGGPPDRKADINPITLDTNIRFSDVGGLESHIHCLKEMVVFPMMYPEVFERYHITPPKGVLFHGPPGTGKTLIARALANECSQGSRKMAFFMRKGADCLSKWVGESERQLRLLFEQAQQMKPSIIFFDEIDGLAPVRSTKQDQIHASIVSTLLALMDGLSDRGEVIVIGATNRIDAIDPALRRPGRFDRELFFPLPAMKERLEILKIHVNKWENPPTEQLLEILAEKATGYCGSDLRALCTEAVLQGLRRTYPQIYMTSNRLLLDPRQVEVKKQDFMQASSTLIPSSQRVTPCAGRKLQPFMEPLLGPPLEELIGLVKGIFPQGVNPAMAKVKVTKGIHRPRLLVSGGNLSKGQGPHLAQALLHHMEHLPVQTLDVSTLFAESARSPEETCVQVFNEATRNVPSIIYIRSIDQWWPLVPETVKAVFLCRIAALDTSLPILILATSDETYQDLPMQLKNLFSELRGEVYTMKIPNSEQRSKFFKPIFTVQSLRQPQIKDNKVQVLEELPLAPDPMPKKLSDEEKKMLYEKEEVSLRELRIFLREICAKLARNRQFFMFTKPVDTEEVPDYNMIIKQPMDLETMMTKIDMHCYLCARDFLDDIDLICRNALEYNPDSLRDRPSLGILKRDPADKLIRHRACSLRDNAYALIKAELDSDFEDKCREISKNRKIIETNHNDEMQNKITKTELTLSNEKNDKKDPELVVNNTLSVNGKRFSQSRKRKIPAWARGYVKKVQKKKKISFDGNISEINSKVCLTNEPSVGIDLEKFQEFETEANSVLNGHVPLYDNTDSENDSQNENSKDIQINHNDNMIEQRIDDFENVEICFIEDDKNIGNDVSSSSSRRESLDELSFAIESDSSPSKVDENDKVIIDKNELETAWLHTVDVTKDFSVEVLCDIYVQLSRCVGRYAHHYDRKSLPKYEKKKRERRRRRRGSFSYTNSSIFTNMLATKDFSNIGGLDKHIRIVKEMVLFPLMYGDVYAKFNLKPPRGLLFYGPPGTGKTLVASALASECSTSERKVSFISRKGSDCLSKWVGESEKKLEKIFNMAQQTKPCIIFFDEVDGLAPIRTSRQDFVHASVVSTLLALMDGLENNSEIIVIGATNRIDAIDPALRRPGRFDRELYFPLPSYSARKDILSVHIKSWKHKPPQKFLAYLASRTVGYCGSDLQALCAEAVMCCVRRHYPEIYTSKSRRYINERHLKVNSSGRVNLFIRKLRVFRSFEKKNKKTKTQNKQTNEGRETRLSEGPGEHRSSVSQSGHSTSEILIDQNPTTFKRSPFHHSISVTNPLSNGNVDIG